In a genomic window of Mycolicibacillus parakoreensis:
- a CDS encoding MMPL family transporter: protein MFAWWGRIVYRYRFIVIGTMIAVCLGGGVFGMSLGDHVTQSGFYDDGSESVQASVLGDDTYGRDRTSHVVAVFTPPDGKTVDDTAWQDEVVDELNTFVDDHPDQVVGWAGWLRAPDSDSPVIAGMATDDRKHTFVSIPLKGDNDDEILNNYRADTGGVAPDLAKLNGGHVELAGLQPIADALTGTIATDQRRMEVLALPLVAVVLFFVFGGVVAAVLPVLVGGLSIAGATGILRLVAMFGPVHFFAQPVVSLIGLGIAVDYGLFVVSRFREEIAEGYDTEAAVRRTVITAGRTVVFSAVLIIASGASLLLLPQGFVKSLTYALIAAVSLAALLSITLLPAILGVLGAHVDALGVRTLLRVPLLRDTPLLRRIVDWFVEKTQKTKTREEVEAGFWGRLTNFVMKRPLIFAIPLIIGMIFLIIPLGKLSLGGMSEKYLPPDNTARVAQEDFDHLFPGYRTEQLTLVIKSTDGGEVTDAQVNDIRSKAAAIPGFTDEHWEERPCPEIADGPCEGGHPKDDSVRVIQSGLENRDDAAAKLKELRDITPPKGLQLLVGGTPALEQDSIHSLIAKAPLMLVILLTTTTLLMFLAFGSLVLPIKAAVMNALTIGSTMGILTWIFVDGHFAGVLNFTPTPLMVVIIALVVAVGYGLATDYEVFLVSRMVEARESGMSTTESIRIGTATTGRLITAAALVLAVVAGSFVFSDLVMMKYLAFGLMAALLLDATVVRMFLVPSVMKLLGDDCWWAPRWMKRLQNRIGLGEIHLPDERKRPAVRPRSAARAALPASSGPAPSAPTTTPHDPTRPTPGSGRGPDKPDPTPPTTRLGGAGGADPTPPTARLNRAGAPPQPTPPPGAPPQQTRPAGSPPAAPPPERPMRTAPPPSERQDRDLESWLGELRGTSQRPPSANSGTGAQTNAQTNAQTEAIPTQRGGAHQHPDDTDAATTALPTPPTDAEQNDPTAPTEKLPGRGGRPKGRQRHGDGVSAQDLLRREGRF, encoded by the coding sequence GTGTTCGCCTGGTGGGGACGAATCGTCTATCGCTACCGGTTCATCGTGATCGGGACCATGATCGCGGTCTGCCTCGGCGGCGGCGTCTTCGGCATGAGCCTCGGCGACCACGTCACCCAGAGCGGGTTCTACGACGACGGCAGCGAATCGGTGCAGGCCTCGGTGCTCGGTGACGACACTTACGGGCGGGACCGCACCAGCCACGTGGTGGCGGTGTTCACCCCGCCGGACGGCAAAACCGTCGACGACACCGCCTGGCAGGACGAGGTGGTCGATGAGCTGAACACGTTCGTCGACGACCACCCCGACCAGGTGGTGGGCTGGGCCGGCTGGCTGCGCGCCCCCGACAGCGACAGCCCGGTGATCGCCGGGATGGCCACCGACGACCGCAAACACACGTTCGTGTCGATCCCGCTCAAAGGCGACAACGACGACGAGATTTTGAACAACTACCGCGCCGACACCGGCGGGGTCGCTCCCGACCTGGCGAAACTCAACGGCGGCCACGTCGAGTTGGCCGGGCTGCAACCGATCGCCGACGCGTTGACCGGCACCATCGCCACCGACCAGCGCCGCATGGAGGTGCTGGCGCTGCCGCTGGTCGCGGTGGTGCTGTTCTTCGTGTTCGGCGGGGTGGTCGCCGCGGTGCTGCCGGTGCTGGTCGGCGGGCTCTCCATCGCCGGGGCCACCGGGATCCTGCGGCTGGTCGCGATGTTCGGGCCGGTGCACTTCTTCGCCCAACCCGTGGTGTCGCTGATCGGGCTGGGTATCGCGGTGGACTACGGGCTGTTCGTCGTCAGCCGGTTCCGCGAGGAGATCGCCGAGGGCTACGACACCGAGGCAGCGGTGCGCCGCACCGTGATCACCGCCGGGCGCACCGTGGTGTTCTCGGCGGTGCTGATCATCGCCTCCGGCGCCAGCCTGCTGCTGTTGCCGCAGGGGTTCGTCAAATCGCTGACCTACGCGCTGATCGCCGCGGTGTCGCTGGCCGCGCTGCTCTCGATCACGCTGCTGCCGGCGATCCTCGGGGTGCTCGGCGCCCACGTCGACGCGTTGGGGGTGCGCACCCTGCTGCGGGTCCCGCTGCTGCGCGACACCCCGCTGCTGCGCCGCATCGTCGACTGGTTCGTCGAGAAGACCCAGAAGACCAAGACCCGCGAGGAGGTCGAGGCCGGGTTCTGGGGGCGGCTGACCAACTTCGTGATGAAACGCCCGCTGATCTTCGCGATCCCGCTGATCATCGGGATGATCTTTTTGATCATCCCGCTGGGCAAGCTCTCCCTCGGCGGGATGAGCGAGAAGTATCTGCCCCCGGACAACACGGCGCGGGTGGCCCAGGAGGACTTCGACCACCTGTTCCCCGGCTACCGCACCGAGCAGCTGACGCTGGTGATCAAGAGCACCGACGGCGGCGAGGTCACCGACGCACAGGTCAACGACATCCGGAGCAAGGCCGCCGCGATCCCCGGGTTCACCGACGAACACTGGGAGGAGCGCCCCTGCCCGGAGATCGCCGACGGCCCGTGTGAGGGCGGCCATCCCAAGGACGACTCGGTGCGGGTCATCCAAAGCGGGCTGGAGAACCGCGACGACGCCGCGGCCAAACTCAAGGAGCTGCGCGACATCACCCCACCGAAGGGGCTGCAGCTGCTGGTGGGCGGCACCCCGGCACTCGAGCAGGACTCCATCCACAGCCTGATCGCCAAGGCGCCGCTGATGCTGGTGATCCTGCTGACCACCACCACGCTGCTGATGTTCCTGGCGTTCGGCTCACTGGTGTTGCCGATCAAGGCGGCGGTGATGAACGCGCTGACGATCGGCTCCACGATGGGGATCTTGACGTGGATCTTCGTCGACGGGCACTTCGCCGGGGTGCTGAACTTCACCCCCACCCCGCTGATGGTGGTGATCATCGCGTTGGTCGTCGCGGTCGGCTACGGCCTGGCCACCGACTACGAGGTGTTCTTGGTCTCCCGGATGGTCGAGGCCCGCGAATCGGGGATGTCGACCACCGAATCGATCCGGATCGGGACCGCCACCACCGGGCGGTTGATCACCGCCGCCGCGCTGGTGTTGGCGGTGGTCGCCGGCTCGTTCGTCTTCTCCGACCTGGTGATGATGAAGTACCTGGCGTTCGGGTTGATGGCCGCGCTGCTGCTGGACGCGACCGTGGTGCGGATGTTCCTGGTGCCGTCGGTGATGAAGCTGCTCGGCGACGACTGTTGGTGGGCGCCGCGCTGGATGAAACGGCTGCAGAACCGCATCGGGTTGGGCGAGATCCACCTGCCCGACGAGCGCAAACGGCCGGCGGTGCGGCCGCGTTCGGCGGCGAGGGCCGCCCTGCCGGCGTCGTCGGGGCCCGCCCCGTCGGCCCCGACGACGACCCCGCACGATCCGACCCGGCCCACACCGGGCTCCGGGCGCGGCCCGGACAAACCCGACCCCACCCCGCCGACCACCCGGCTCGGTGGCGCCGGCGGCGCCGATCCCACCCCGCCGACCGCCCGGCTCAACCGCGCCGGGGCGCCGCCACAGCCGACGCCGCCCCCCGGAGCGCCGCCGCAGCAGACGCGGCCTGCCGGCTCGCCCCCGGCCGCCCCGCCGCCGGAGCGGCCGATGCGGACCGCCCCGCCGCCGTCGGAGCGCCAGGACCGCGACCTGGAGTCCTGGCTCGGTGAGCTGCGCGGCACCTCGCAGCGGCCCCCGTCGGCCAACAGCGGGACCGGCGCGCAGACCAACGCCCAGACCAACGCCCAGACCGAGGCCATCCCGACCCAGCGCGGCGGGGCCCACCAGCACCCCGACGACACCGACGCGGCCACCACGGCGCTGCCCACCCCGCCGACCGATGCCGAGCAGAACGACCCCACCGCGCCGACGGAGAAGCTGCCCGGCCGCGGCGGGCGCCCCAAGGGCCGGCAGCGCCACGGCGACGGGGTCAGCGCGCAGGATCTGCTGCGCCGCGAGGGCCGCTTCTGA